A stretch of Patagioenas fasciata isolate bPatFas1 chromosome 4, bPatFas1.hap1, whole genome shotgun sequence DNA encodes these proteins:
- the IDH3B gene encoding isocitrate dehydrogenase [NAD] subunit beta, mitochondrial: MAALSVGRAVTGGLLRARSLGPWRGLCASAALRQLPRPKAEGARPEGAFQVTMLPGDGVGPELMHAVKEVFKAASVPVVFDEHHLSEVQNMASEEKLDEVVDSMKESKVALIGKIHTPMEFKGELASYDMRLRRKLDLFANVVHVKSLPGYQTRHNNLDLVIIREQTEGEYSSLEHESAKGVIECLKIITRAKSQRIAKFAFDFATKKGRSKVTAVHKANIMKLGDGLFLQCCEEVAELYPKIKFETMIIDNCCMQLVQNPYQFDVLVMPNLYGNIIDNLAAGLVGGAGVVPGESYSAEYAVFEMGARHPFAQAVGRNIANPTAMLLSASNMLRHLNLEFHSNLIADAVKKVIKVGKVRTADMGGYATSQDFTQAVIAALDA, translated from the exons ATGGCGGCGCTGAGTGTGGGGCGGGCGGTGACGGGG GGTCTCCTGCGCGCCCGGAGCCTGGGGCCGTGGCGCGGCCTGTGCGCCTCCGCCGCCCTCCGGCAGCTCCCCCGGCCCAAG GCGGAAGGCGCCAGGCCTGAGGGCGCGTTCCAGGTGACGATGCTGCCCGGGGATGGCGTGGGCCCCGAGCTCATGCACGCCGTCAAGGAGGTGTTCAAG GCCGCCAGCGTGCCTGTGGTGTTCGACGAGCACCACCTGAGCGAGGTGCAGAACATGGCGTCCGAGGAGAAGCTGGACGAGGTGGTCGACTCCATGAAGGAGAGCAAAGTGGCGCTGATCG GGAAGATCCACACGCCCATGGAGTTCAAGGGCGAGCTGGCGTCCTACGACATGCGGCTCAG GCGCAAGCTGGACTTGTTCGCCAACGTGGTGCACGTGAAGAGCCTGCCGGGCTACCAGACGCGCCACAACAACCTGGACCTCGTCATCATCCGCGAGCAGACGGAGGGGGAGTACAGCTCCCTGGAGCACGAG AGTGCCAAGGGCGTCATCGAGTGCCTGAAGATCATCACCCGCGCCAAGTCGCAGCGCATCGCCAAGTTCGCCTTCGACTTCGCCACCAAGAAGGGCCGCTCCAAGGTGACGGCCGTGCACAAAGCCAACATCAT GAAGCTGGGCGACGGGCTGttcctgcagtgctgcgaggaagTGGCAGAGTTGTACCCCAAGATCAAATTCGAGACCATGATCATCGACAACTGCTGCATGCAG CTGGTGCAGAACCCCTACCAGTTCGACGTCCTGGTCATGCCGAACCTCTATGGCAACATCATCGACAACCTGGCGGCCGGTTTGGTGGGCGGCGCCGGCGTGGTGCCCGGGGAGAGCTACAGCGCCGAGTACGCCGTCTTCGAGATG GGCGCCCGGCACCCCTTCGCGCAGGCCGTGGGCAGGAACATCGCCAACCCCACCGCCATGCTGCTCTCGGCCTCCAACATGCTGCGGCACCTCAA CCTGGAGTTTCACTCCAACCTGATCGCGGACGCGGTGAAGAAGGTGATCAAAGTCGGAAAA GTGCGCACGGCCGACATGGGGGGCTACGCCACATCCCAGGACTTCACCCAAGCCGTGATCGCTGCCCTGGACGCCTGA